From Planctomycetota bacterium, a single genomic window includes:
- a CDS encoding dihydrodipicolinate reductase: MRRILHVGVGPLGQRILEDLHERGLGQVIGVVDSAPALRGKSLADVVPRADHRLHVLPDLEAFDDWNRLDAAIVTTRSDLPSCMDTFRELLARGVAVVSTCEELVYPWLRHVALAEELQDLARRTGGRILGTGVNPGFLMDALPTFMTGVSRSVRSITCHRVQDASSRRVPFQQKIGAGLDDAQFAARVREGVLRHVGLGESMHFIAHYTGLRIERWEEDIQPVHATRDLVCALGPIPKGRCAGVRQTARAYADEREILHLEFQAAIGQPDPHDSIRIHGEPEIHVTIPGGVHGDIATSAITLNALPSLLASPPGLHTMATIPMPAHLPRLSIS, translated from the coding sequence ATGAGACGAATACTCCATGTCGGCGTCGGTCCCCTCGGGCAGCGGATCCTCGAAGATCTCCACGAGCGCGGGCTTGGCCAGGTCATCGGCGTTGTCGATTCCGCCCCGGCCTTGCGGGGAAAGTCGCTCGCCGACGTCGTCCCCCGCGCCGACCACCGCCTCCACGTCCTCCCGGACCTCGAGGCCTTCGACGACTGGAACCGTCTTGACGCCGCCATCGTCACCACCCGCTCCGATCTGCCCTCGTGCATGGACACGTTCCGAGAACTCCTCGCCCGCGGCGTCGCCGTGGTCAGCACCTGCGAGGAACTCGTCTACCCCTGGCTCCGCCACGTCGCCCTCGCCGAGGAACTCCAGGACCTCGCCCGGCGCACCGGCGGACGCATCCTCGGCACCGGCGTGAACCCCGGGTTCCTCATGGACGCGCTCCCGACGTTCATGACCGGCGTCAGCCGCTCGGTCCGCTCCATCACCTGCCACCGCGTGCAGGACGCCTCGTCGCGGCGCGTCCCGTTTCAGCAGAAGATCGGCGCCGGGCTCGACGACGCCCAGTTCGCCGCGCGCGTGCGCGAGGGCGTGCTGCGCCACGTGGGCCTGGGCGAGAGCATGCACTTCATCGCGCACTACACGGGCCTGCGCATCGAGCGCTGGGAAGAGGACATCCAGCCCGTGCACGCCACGCGCGACCTCGTCTGCGCGCTGGGACCCATCCCCAAGGGACGCTGCGCGGGCGTCCGGCAGACGGCCCGCGCGTATGCCGACGAGCGCGAGATTCTGCACCTGGAGTTCCAGGCCGCCATCGGCCAGCCCGACCCGCACGACAGCATCCGCATCCACGGCGAGCCGGAGATCCACGTCACGATCCCCGGGGGCGTCCACGGCGACATCGCCACCAGCGCGATCACCCTGAACGCGCTGCCCAGCCTGCTCGCCTCCCCGCCGGGCCTGCACACCATGGCCACCATCCCGATGCCCGCCCACCTGCCCCGCCTCTCAATCTCCTGA